One part of the Falco peregrinus isolate bFalPer1 chromosome 14, bFalPer1.pri, whole genome shotgun sequence genome encodes these proteins:
- the ST3GAL2 gene encoding CMP-N-acetylneuraminate-beta-galactosamide-alpha-2,3-sialyltransferase 2: MKCSLRFCFLSTAFLLVFVMSLLFTYSHHSIAYLDPGGLGGIHRVKLVPGYAGMQRLSKGGPYPRGCACRRCPAEEAGAAEWFDGRYDGAISPVWTKENMDLPPDVQRWWMMLQPQFKSHNTHEVLSKLFQIVPGEDPYRSHDLHRCRRCAVVGNSGNLRGSGYGPEIDGHDFIMRMNQAPTVGFEGDVGGRTTHHFMYPESAKNLPANVSFVLVPFKTLDLLWIASALSTGQIRFTYAPVKPFLRVDKEKVQIYNPAFFKYIHDRWTEHHGRYPSTGMLVLFFALHVCDEVNVFGFGADSRGNWHHYWENNRYAGEFRKTGVHDADFEAHIIDMLAKTSKIEVYRGN; the protein is encoded by the exons ATGAAGTGCTCGTTGCGCTTCTGTTTCCTCTCGACCGCCTTCCTGCTCGTCTTCGTCATGTCCCTCCTCTTCACCTACTCCCACCACAGCATCGCCTACCTGGACCCCGGCGGGCTGGGCGGCATCCACCGAGTGAAGCTGGTGCCTGGCTATGCCGGCATGCAGCGGCTCAGCAAGGGGGGGCCGTACCCCCGGGGCTGTGCCTGCCGCCGCTGCCCAGCCGAGGAGGCCGGCGCTGCTGAATGGTTTGACGGGCGCTATGACGGCGCCATCTCCCCGGTGTGGACCAAGGAGAACATGGACCTGCCGCCTGACGTCCAGAGGTGGTGGATG atgctgcagccccagtTCAAGTCCCACAACACCCACGAGGTCCTGAGCAAGCTCTTCCAGATCGTGCCAGGCGAGGATCCCTACCGCTCCCACGACCTGCACCGCTGCCGCCGCTGCGCCGTGGTCGGCAACTCGGGCAACCTGCGCGGCTCCGGTTACGGGCCGGAGATCGATGGGCATGACTTCATTATGCG GATGAACCAAGCCCCCACGGTGGGTTTCGAGGGTGACGTGGGCGGTCGGACCACACACCACTTCATGTACCCCGAGAGTGCCAAGAACCTGCCCGCCAATGTCAGCTTTGTGCTGGTGCCCTTCAAAACCCTGGACCTGCTCTGGATCGCCAGTGCCCTCTCCACTGGCCAGATCAGGTT CACATACGCGCCTGTGAAGCCTTTTCTGCGGGTGGACAAAGAAAAG GTGCAGATTTACAATCCTGCCTTCTTCAAGTACATCCATGACCGCTGGACGGAGCACCACGGGCGCTACCCCTCCACTGGCATGCTGGTGCTCTTCTTCGCCCTCCACGTCTGCGATGAG GTGAACGTCTTTGGGTTTGGCGCTGACAGCCGGGGCAACTGGCACCACTACTGGGAGAACAACCGCTACGCCGGGGAGTTCAGGAAGACCGGGGTGCACGACGCCGACTTCGAGGCGCACATCATCGACATGCTGGCCAAAACCAGCAAGATCGAGGTTTACCGGGGGAACTGA
- the FCSK gene encoding LOW QUALITY PROTEIN: L-fucose kinase (The sequence of the model RefSeq protein was modified relative to this genomic sequence to represent the inferred CDS: deleted 1 base in 1 codon) encodes MAAEWSVLLLTCQRGGCVAAFQRELEARRRRGGLGPRPPPLLLAVEDPWARLGSGGATLNALLVAAEHLSARAGCTVVTADVLRDARILILHTGRDFSFDDCGRAFTCLPVEEPDAPAEALVCNLDSLLGTMTHRLCVGSPPGVWVCSTDMLLTMPSSPGINWDGFQGVRVIAVPGSQAYARDHGVYLTDEQGLVHDIIYRGTEAQMQQCAGPDSTVPLVCGVVFFSSDAAEQLLATHVVPPLDACTYMGLDSGAPPIQLSLFFDIVLCMAEGMMKEDFVKGGSDASVRSARSVLWTALHAFPLSMACIPDASYDYMTTSASDYIRSLTLLPGSASHLHFCKTAHSHVDQPHLLEDGSSVTNCLLEGAVQLAAGSVIQHCHLQGPLEIGPGCLLSGLAAGSSPALQGCPLHDIVLQGHHVRLRDLPCQVYTLTGRLDNWQSPAEEATYLNVPWAEFFHRTGIREGDLWDAEMPQRSRCLLSARLFPVLHACEVLGLEDVLWLLAPAAVAGERLARWRAAWRMSWQELLPCLDKAAELGARQALFFLQGQRKVRRVLLGRQDSSLLPLARSAVHEGYHEAVLGTLDEVASTAGDAGIAARALACIAEVLGCMAQGEGGLRSGPAANREWASAFRRLESGDIAGGVRELAAERQKWMSRPALLVRAARHYEGAEQILVRQAVMSSCQFVTVGRAELPPLGHWVQVVCPARLDLSGGWSDTPPITYEHGGAVVDLAVLVDGCRPIGARVRRISEPELRLVSLSGTPQSEAVAELVCQELQDLQDYCQPHAPGALLKAAFICTQVVQFPSQKPLQAQLIESFGGGFEVHTWSKLPHGSGLGTSSILAGAVMASLYRAAGKFASTESLIHAVLHLEQRLTTGGGWQDQVGGLVPGIKIGRSKAQLPLRVEVEKIPVPNGFIQTLNDHLLLVYTGKTRLARNLLQDVLRNWYARLPSAVQNADALVSNAEECAQALRQGNLPLIGKCLDCYWQQKKCMAPGCEPLAVGRMMDALRPYVYGQCLAGAGGGGFLYVLTKIPRQKEALHQILAKTEGLGNFSIHSIEVDTGGFSVEGVGHDTKDSAGSGGFMAV; translated from the exons ATGGCGGCGGAGTGGAGCGtcctcctcctcacctgccAGCGCGGCGGTTGCGTGGCCGCCTTCCAGCGAG agctggaggcCCGCCGGCGGAGGGGCGGCCTGGGCCCGCGGCCCCCCCCGCTCCTTCTGGCCGTGGAGGACCCCTGGGCCCGCctgggcagcggcggggccaCCCTCAACGCCTTGCTGGTGGCGGCCGAGCACCTCAGCGCCCGGGCGGGCTGCACG gTGGTGACAGCCGATGTCCTGAGGGACGCCCGCATCCTCATTCTGCATACG ggCCGGGACTTCTCCTTCGACGACTGCGGCCGGGCCttcacctgcctgcccgtggaGGAGCCCGACGCCCCGGCCGAAGCTCTGGTCTGCAACCTGGACAGCCTGCTGGGGACCATGACACATCGG CTCTGTGTGGGCTCCCCACCCGGTGTGTGGGTCTGCAGCACCGACATGCTCCTCACCATGCCCTCATCACCAG GGATCAACTGGGATGGCTTCCAGGGGGTCAGAGTGATTGCAGTGCCTGGTAGCCAGGCATATGCCAGGGACCATGGGGTCTACCTCACTGATGAGCAG GGGCTGGTGCACGACATCATCTACAGAGGCACGGAGGCCCAGATGCAGCAGTGTGCGGGGCCTGACAGCACTGTCCCGTTG GTCTGTGGGGTGGTTTTCTTCTCCTCGGATGCTGCTGAGCAACTTCTGGCCACTCATGTCGTTCCTCCTCTGGATGCCTGCACCTACATGGGGCTGGACTCGGGGGCACCACCCATCCAG CTCTCCCTCTTCTTTGACATtgtgctgtgcatggcagaggGGATGATGAAGGAGGATTTTGTGAAGGGTGGCAGTGATGCCAGCGTGAGGAGCGCCCGCTCCGTGCTGTGGACAGCTCTCCATGCCTTCCCTCTTAGCATGG CCTGCATCCCTGATGCGTCTTATGACTACATGACCACCTCTGCGAGCGACTACATCCGCAGCCTGAcgctcctgcctggctctgccagccACCTCCACTTCTGCAAAACAGCCCATTCCCACGTGGAT CAGCCCCATCTCCTGGAGGACGGCTCTTCGGTCACCAACTGCCTGCTGGAAGGAGCCGTGCAGCTGGCAGCCGGCAGTGTCATCCAGCACTGCCACCTCCAG GGTCCCCTGGAGATCGGTCCTGGCTGCCTGCTCTCGGGCCTCGCCGCAGGCTCCTcaccagccctgcagggctGTCCCCTGCATGACATTGTCCTGCAGGGCCACCATGTCCGGCTGCGTGACCTGCCCTGCCAAGTGTACACTCTCACTGGCCGCCTTGACAACTGGCAG agccctgccGAAGAGGCCACCTACCTGAATGTGCCCTGGGCTGAGTTTTTCCATCGGACGGGCATACG GGAGGGAGACCTTTGGGATGCCGAGATGCCACAGAGGAGCCGCTGCCTGCTCAGCGCCCGACTCTTCCCAGTGCTGCATGCCTGCgaggtgctggggctggaggatgtgctgtggctgctggcccCGGCGGCGGTGGCCGGCGAGCGGCTGGCACGCTGGCGGGCGGCCTGGCGCAtgtcctggcaggagctgctgccctgcctggacAAGGCGGCCGAGCTGGGTGCCCGCCAGGCCCTCTTCTTCCTGCAGGGCCAGCGCAAGGTGCGGCGGGTGCTGCTGGGGCGCCaggacagcagcctcctgccactCGCCCGCAGCGCCGTCCACGAGGGCTACCACGAGGCGGTGCTGGGCACACTGGACGAGG ttgCCTCCACGGCTGGTGACGCTGGCATTGCAGCTCGGGCGCTCGCCTGCATCGCTGAGGTCCTGGGCTGCATGGCGCAAGGGGAAGGGGGCTTGCGGAGTGGACCCGCTGCCAACAGGGAGTGGGCCTCGGCTTTCAGGCGCCTGGAGAGCGGGGACATCGCCGGCGGTGTCCGGGAGCTGGCTGCTGAGCGGCAGAAGTGGATGAGCAG gccagctctgctggtgagAGCCGCTCGGCATTACGAGGGGGCCGAGCAGATCCTTGTCCGGCAGGCAGTGATGTCCTCGTGCCAGTTTGTCACTGTGGGGCGGGCGGAGCTGCCACCCCTGGGGCACTGGGTGCAGGTGGTGTGTCCAGCCCGCCTGGACCTCTCTG GTGGCTGGAGTGACACCCCCCCCATCACATACGAGCACgggggggctgtggtggaccTGGCGGTGCTGGTGGACGGGTGCCGGCCCATCGGTGCTCGGGTACGGCGCATCAGCGAGCCGGAGCTGCGCCTCGTCAGCCTCAGCGGGACGCCGCAGAGCGAGGcggtggcagagctggtgtgccaggagctgcaggacttGCAGGATTACTGCCAGCCGCACGCGCCAG GAGCCTTGCTCAAAGCTGCCTTCATCTGCACCCAGGTCGTGCAGTTCCCCTCGCAGAAACCCCTGCAGGCCCAGCTGATTGAGAGCTTTGGGGGTGGCTTTGAGGTGCACACCTGGTCCAAGCTGCCCCATGGGTCTGGCCTCG gcaccagcagcatcctggcgGGAGCAGTGATGGCATCGCTGTACCGGGCGGCTGGGAAGTTTGCCAGCACTGAGTCCCTCATCCACGCTGTGCTGCACCTGGAGCAGAGGCTCACAACAG GCGGTGGCTGGCAGGACCAGGTGGGTGGGCTTGTGCCCGGCATCAAAATCGGGAGGTCGAAGGCCCAGCTGCCGCTCCGGGTGGAGGTGGAGAAGATCCCAGTACCCAATGGTTTTATCCAGACCCTCAACGATCACTTGCTGCTGGTGTACACTGGGAAGACTCGCCTGGCCcgcaacctgctccag GACGTGCTGAGGAACTGGTACGCCAGGCTGCCCTCGGCCGTGCAAAACGCCGACGCGCTGGTGAGCAACGCCGAGGAGTGTGCCCAGGCCTTGAGGCAAG GTAACCTGCCGCTCATCGGCAAGTGTCTGGACTGCTACTggcagcagaagaaatgcatGGCCCCGGGGTGCGAGCCGCTGGCTGTTGGGCGCATGATGGATGCTCTCCGGCCCTATGTCTATGGGCAGTGCTTGGCTGGGGCCGGC GGTGGCGGCTTCCTTTACGTCTTGACCAAAATCCCTCGGCAGAAAGAGGCTTTGCACCAAATTCTAGCGAAAACTGAG GGACTGGGCAACTTCAGCATCCACAGCATCGAAGTGGACACGGGCGGTTTCTCTGTGGAGGGTGTGGGACACGATACAAAGGACAGTGCTGGCTCTGGAGGGTTCATGGCTGTGTGA